In Drosophila teissieri strain GT53w chromosome 2R, Prin_Dtei_1.1, whole genome shotgun sequence, the following proteins share a genomic window:
- the LOC122614178 gene encoding uncharacterized protein LOC122614178 isoform X1: MFGNHRLMLLCLCLGALTWTSLAIEESTDIEEDVISIANQTQKVIRVHPHDLPPKKDTTGSQMNSPFIQVQTLRPATGAATGSGSSQRQYVDSKQMRKRRPRPAKLLGGSVAASGEDATQPALKYELKAFPKQKLKQQKQLNLDARGAGELSAGQHLEQVEVGGQVLPVQMTPGPYPIYYVVSKTNGRFGKFPIKSFQSPAEFAKYLVRSKAEPIARDQRFEVIL, translated from the exons ATGTTCGGCAATCATCGGCTAATG CTCCTCTGCTTGTGCCTGGGAGCACTGACCTGGACATCCCTGGCCATCGAGGAGTCCACGGACATTGAGGAGGATGTGATCAGCATAGCCAACCAGACGCAGAAGGTGATCCGCGTGCATCCGCACGACCTGCCGCCCAAGAAGGACACCACCGGCAGCCAAATGAACTCGCCCTTCATCCAGGTGCAAACGCTGCGTCCGGCAACGGGAGCGGCAACTGGATCCGGATCCAGTCAGCGGCAGTACGTGGACTCCAAGCAGATGCGGAAGAGGCGTCCTCGTCCCGCCAAGCTGCTGGGTGGAAGTGTGGCCGCCAGTGGTGAAGATGCGACGCAGCCAGCCTTGAAATACGAACTAAAAGCCTTTCCCAAGCAGAAACtcaagcagcagaagcaactgAACTTGGACGCTAGGGGGGCTGGCGAGTTATCCGCGGGGCAGCACTTGGAGCAGGTGGAGGTCGGAGGCCAAGTATTACCCGTCCAGATGACGCCGGGCCCCTATCCCATCTACTATGTGGTGTCCAAGACCAACGGACGCTTCGGCAAGTTCCCCATCAAGTCGTTCCAATCGCCCGCGGAGTTCGCCAAGTATCTGGTGAGGAGCAAAGCGGAGCCCATTGCCCGGGATCAGCGATTCGAGGTGATCTTGTGA
- the LOC122614178 gene encoding uncharacterized protein LOC122614178 isoform X2, whose protein sequence is MFGNHRLMLLCLCLGALTWTSLAIEESTDIEEDVISIANQTQKVIRVHPHDLPPKKDTTGSQMNSPFIQVQTLRPATGAATGSGSSQRQYVDSKQMRKRRPRPAKLLGGSVAASETQAAEATELGR, encoded by the exons ATGTTCGGCAATCATCGGCTAATG CTCCTCTGCTTGTGCCTGGGAGCACTGACCTGGACATCCCTGGCCATCGAGGAGTCCACGGACATTGAGGAGGATGTGATCAGCATAGCCAACCAGACGCAGAAGGTGATCCGCGTGCATCCGCACGACCTGCCGCCCAAGAAGGACACCACCGGCAGCCAAATGAACTCGCCCTTCATCCAGGTGCAAACGCTGCGTCCGGCAACGGGAGCGGCAACTGGATCCGGATCCAGTCAGCGGCAGTACGTGGACTCCAAGCAGATGCGGAAGAGGCGTCCTCGTCCCGCCAAGCTGCTGGGTGGAAGTGTGGCCGCCAGTG AAACtcaagcagcagaagcaactgAACTTGGACGCTAG